TGCCCTGATCCTTACGCTCCCGGAGCACGACCCGAGCAGCTGAGATCCCAATCGGGACTGtaggaacagcagcaaaacaacaTCAGGGACCGTGGCAGCTCTAGGGACACGATTTATAGGTATCCCAAAGCACTCAGCTGCTTTAATGAAGACGAGAGGGGTTTTGtgtaaagaaaatgtgtttattttgtgtaaGAAAATGCAGAGTAGGGCTATCAAAATTAATGCTAGAACAGGGATTTCAGTTTGATGTGAACAGGGCTCTGCAAAGCTTTGTGATTTGCTCCACATGTTGGCTCAAAGTAGGAAAACAAACATCAGTTATGTTTAACTTAAAAGGGGTGGAACGCAAAAATGAGGaagttcagggtttttttcagaggaaactgAAAGGAGTTATTTGCAGACTACGTGCAGGCCAGACAAAGACAAAGGTGTCTGCTAAGTTTTCTTCTTAAAGCCTTAGCAAGGTCAAACAACACAGTTACAGGAACTAAGttaaacaccaccaaaaaataatcaaaataacCTCCTACATGTAATAGATaagaacaaaaacaagaaaaatcaagCCATGTGCTACTTCTAtttgcaaaatactttttcagaCCCATCAGAAGCAGCAAGTTTATGGGGTCAGTAGGTACAGAGTGACAGAGGGAGtattttgggaaaagaaaagaaccttTAACAAGCTGTATTCAATCAGATATTGAATGGAATTGGAAGGGATCACTTACTAGAAAGTTGCAGGGAATGTTATTAAGGAATCTAGAAAAATTGAAgtgctacaaaaaaacccaaacccaacaataATAAGAAAAAGTGATTGATCCAGGTGGAATTCCAACATGCCAAGGGAAGAACAGCTGTCTGTTCATAAATGAAGATAAGCTTACGTGTTACTTTGGTAGAAGAGATTAAGGAAACATCTAGCACTGTTCTTTGAAAACCTTGCTCCAATCTTATCAACaataataaatcaataaatcacTAGCAAACAAGACACAAGAGATCAGAAACACCATTATGGTTTCATGATGTAAATCTGTACAGGGCCCCCATCTTGTGCATTCCTTgtcaatgaaaagaaaattgtaagGGTAACCAGAAGTGTGGAATTGCttttaaagaagaattaaaaagacTGCAGTTTTTGTTTACAGAGCAGGTGACTTGGAAGGTATTAATGTCTTCAAAGGGtacaaataaatagaaaattattactCATAATTTCTAATAACTCATTTTGTTTCATGCTCCTTGCTCTTACCAGGCAAGGTGttgaaaatggaaggaaatgttttttaagtAGTGAACAATCAACCTGTGCAAGTGATTGTTATGGTATCTTTAGAAGCTAAGAGCATAAATagaacaaaaaccagaaagaaatggCCATCAAACACAGTTACATTATTTTTGCCTCAGAAAAGCCTAAAGCAGGGATTGCTAGAAGGTGGGAGGATGTAAATGGAAAGTGTTGTTGCAACACATCTCCTTCCTTATGTTGCGTTTGTTTGCTTAAAACAAGTGGTCTGGCAATATGGCTGCTTGGATTTATGCTTCAAAGTTCACCTTTTCTTTTGGGTGCTGAAAGCCCCAGATCTCCAGGCATTCACCTTAGTCCTTAAGCCAGCAAAAGAGGGCAGacagggaacaaaaaaacccattttaaGTTGATTACACTTGTTTCTCAACAGCCCTGTCCCTCCGTGCACTGGTGCACTCCTCATGACCTTTGAGTTGCTTTAGTAGCCCTGGAATTTGGAAGGATAAAAATAGCAACTGTTTCTAATCACATGTATTTAACGTTTATAAAAGTGCCCCAGCAATGGTAACAGTCTAAAAGCACCGCTTAAAGCAGCAAGGAATCCTCTGTCTGCTCTGGAGATTATTCCTGCCCCGGCTGTTAAGATCCTGAGGATCTGCACCTCAAACACCTCGGGCCTCTCGGCAATCCCCCGCGGGTGTGTGTCTGACCCTACCGGTCTTTCCGCTATCAGACATTAATTAAACAAAACGTGGCAACCCCGCCTGAGCCCGGGTTTTCCCTGCTGGAGGCCTCGCAGGAATCTCTCCACCATCCTCAGCGTACTGCAGAGGTTCTGAGCCCACACGCGGCTTCCCTCACGGACCGAACCGCTCCAGTGCCTCCTCAGTGGGGGCCGAACAGCACCATCGGCTCCCTGGACCAACCGAAAGGCACGGAGCTGCGTGAAGGGCCCGATCCCCGCAGCCCCAAGGCCGCTGAGGCCTCACCCGGAGCCGCCTCTGCGCACGCGCGCCCACTCGCGCCTTTCCTCGCGTGGGCGGGGGAGGGGCGGGCAGCGGGGTGGGGCACAGGCCACGCCCACGAAGGGGCGGGGCAGCTTCCGGGCGGCAGCGCGGGAGCCGTCACTCGGCAGAGCCGTGGCCACGCCCTCAAGGGGAGGGGGCGGAGCTTCCGGCCAGCCGGGGCCGCTTACATAACCGAAGGGGCGGGCTCTGCGCCTGCGTCAGCAGCCCgctcccagcagcccccgcGGCCCCTTATATAACCGGCATCCGGTCGGCGAGGCGATCCATATTCAGTGGCCCCCACCATCGGCGCCGGATCCTGCCGTACCCTTCGCCACCCTCTTTAAGTGACCGGGATCGTCTCGCCCACCGCCACCATCACCATGCCCGGGTATTCCAGCGACAGGGATAGAGGGTGAGTCCGGGGGCCCGGCCGGCGCTAGCCGCCGCCAGCGTCCGGACTCTTTAGACCGACTGTGGGGTTCTGGCGATTGTTTTTTAGCCGCTCAAAATGGCGGCGAGAGGCGAGGGTTGGGCCCTGGCGCCCTTCTTCTCAGCCTTTGCCGTCTCGAGGTCTCTAGAACTCGGCGACGGGAGGCCGCGGGAGGGGAGTTGGCTGTAGGAGCACTTGGCGCCGCTGAGGGCGACCTTTGTGCGGGGGAGGCTGCAGAATCCGGGACGGGGCTCGCTCCATCCGCCTCAGCGCAGCCCCCGCTGCTGTGTGAGCGCTTACGGAAGGCGcgggtggggttttgtttttttttacggggcggggggggagaATTTTTTTGCCCTTCCAATCTAATCCGAGAACGGATGGTCCCCGCAGCGCTCAATTTTCCCCCTCTTACCCCCCACTCCCCCGGCGGGGTGGGCTGGGGAGCGGCGGGCTGGCTGGAGGTTTGTGGGTCAGTGGGTTGGCCGGCGCTTCGCCGATGCCGAAGCCTCGGGGAGTTCTCGGCAGGGCggttccctcttccttccccctcccccccttcccacaAGGGACGGCAGCTCCGGCTGTTGCTGGCAGAAGCCGGCCGGCTCTCGCTTTGTGTTGTGTAAGCGGATGTTAATGGCCGGCCCCGCCATGCGGTGACTGAGAGGAAATCAAAATgccggctgctgctgctgctgcctttgttcctcctcctccctcccctcccccgccCAGCTCAGAATCTAAAATGGCAGCGGCTGGAAAATGTGGCGTAGACAGAAATGAGAGACAAAGGAAACAGCGCTGGCAGGAAGCAGCGGCCGCTCAGCCAGGTCCCCTCTGGGAGCGCTGTGTTGTGTGATCCTGCCCAGCGCCTGCCCGGATGAAATTGGGGAACAACCGGgaatgggaggggagggagccCCGCGTTCGGATCCACGGCTTAGCGCTGCGTGGAGCTGCGCCTCCGGGCTGCCAGGACGGGCTTTGGGATCAGGATCAGTCCTTTAGGAACGGAGAGACCGaagctaaaaatattaatgtaaaaaCATCAAGCAGGAGAATTCTTATCTtttgagaattaaaaataaaaacggTTTCTAGGAAAGTAACCCTAAGGTTTTGTAGCCGCCCCTGCCCACTTTCTGCGGGCTGACGCACAACAGGAGTGTCACATGGGCAGGACACCATTTTGATCATGGGGCCTTACAAAGGTCCTTCCATTGCCTATATTGTAACTTGGTAATAAGCCTTTCATTTTATGAAACCTGCGAAGATAATTGTTATTGTAGCTTCTGGGTATGCATTGTAGCTAGCAGATCGTGTTTTTTGATCTTCAGAGCTCTGTAAGTGGGGTTTATAAGTCTGGGTTGTGGAGGAAGAAGACCAAATGCTTCTCTTGGATTCTATGTTATGATTATCTTCTCTAGGTTTGGAGCTCCCCGTTTTGGAGGAAGTAGAGGAGGACCTCTCTCCGGGAAGAAATTTGGCAACCCTGGGGAAAAacttacaaaaaagaaatggaatttagATGAGCTGCCCAAATTTGAGAAGAACTTCTACCAAGAACATCCTGATGTTGTTAGACGTACTGTGGTATGTACCCTGTCCAGCTCATGCAAAAGTAAACAAATAAGTGCAAACATTCTGAGGGTCATGAGGCCCAACAGGCAGGGATGGGGTAACTGAAAAGATAACTATGTTATCAAAATGTACAATAATGTGAATTTTGTCTTGCAGCAAGAAGTTGAACAGTACAGAGCAAGCAAAGAAGTCACAGTCAGGGGCCATAACTGTCCAAAACCGATCATAAACTTCTATGAAGCAAACTTTCCTGGTAAGTGAAGAGTAGCACACAGGTCATTTTTTCCAGGCTTGATTAAGTCAAAGTCTGAGTTAataagttttaattttctcttccagcaaATGTTATGGAAGTAATTCAGAGGCAGAACTTCACTGAACCAACTGCTATTCAAGCACAAGGCTGGCCTGTTGCCTTGAGTGGATTGGATATGGTTGGAGTGGCACAGACTGGATCAGGGAAAACACTGTCTGTAAGTTTTGTTGCTTGGAATACTGCTGGATTTTAGTAGTGAGAAGTATGGCCTGTGCTGACTAGTGCAGAGTGAACACTTCTAAGAACAGATTGTAATGAGAcactttctttcttccaaaCAGTATTTGTTGCCTGCTATTGTGCATATAAATCACCAGCCATTCCTGGAGCGAGGAGATGGACCTATTGTAAGTATTCCTGAATGAAAGGGGATCttattttctggagaaaataaataatttttttcagttaaattgtCCCTGCTTTTAAGACTGCATAGCTGTATTGTGTTTCTCTCTATGACTAAAGGGATTCCATGTTTTGGTAATTTCCCAAGAACATTCCATAAGATCTGATAGGATTGTCCATAAAAGTGCATAGAACAGGGGTAGATGTCCTGTTTAGGAAGCTGTTATCCCCTGGGAGGCAGTAACTTTGAGGTATCTTAGCACACAGCATAGGTTGGTGAAATTGAGATGCTAAGGAATTTTATTCTGGGCTACTTTAATCCACTTTAGTCACTGGAGTGGCAACCTTTCAATTTAAAACTGTTAGCTAGAAGTTTCAACTGTTCAATGAACTAAAAGCCAGGTATTTTACTTGTAGTGTCTTGTGTTGGCACCAACTCGTGAGCTGGCCCAACAAGTGCAGCAAGTGGCTGCTGAGTACAGCAGGGCTTGTCGTTTGAAGTCCACGTGTATCTATGGAGGTGCTCCCAAGGGACCACAGATCCGTGACTTGGAAAGAGGTATGGATAAACCTTTATGGATTTCTGTGTCAGGGAAGGTGAAATTACTTCTGCTGATTTCACTGCTTGGTTGCTAGGTGTGGAAATCTGCATTGCAACACCTGGAAGACTGATTGATTTCTTAGAAGCTGGAAAGACCAATCTCAGGAGGTGTACTTACCTTGTCCTTGATGAAGCTGACAGGATGCTTGACATGGGGTTTGAACCTCAAATCAGAAAAATTGTGGATCAGATTAGAGTGAGTATAAGTGATTTCATGTGTTAATAACAGTCTCAGAAACAAATGCTGCTATGCTCGTTAAAGCAAGAGCAGTGCAATTGAATTTTTAAGGCTTTTCTGGGTAAATAGGATTTTTATGTTGGGCATTGGGCTACCTATTGATCTTGTACTGATCCAGTCTCCTTCTTCAGCCTGACAGGCAAACTCTGATGTGGAGTGCCACATGGCCAAAGGAAGTAAGGCAGCTGGCTGAAGACTTCTTGAAGGAGTATGTACACATCAACATTGGTGCATTGGAACTAAGTGCAAACCACAACATCCTCCAGATTGTGGATGTGTGTCATGATGTGGAGAAAGATGACAAGTAAGTAGTCAGAGGGGTCACAGCATTCAGTATTTTTGATGGCTAGGTTTAGTTTATGAACTGTGCAATGAATGTGTCTTGATGAATATCAACACTGGTTTGAGAcactgaaaaagtaaaaattggACTGATTAAACTTCTGTGGTACAACTATCCCACCTCTTAACTCTCACCTCTTCATACCAGACTTATTCGTCTGATGGAAGAAATCATgagtgagaaggaaaataaaacaattgtTTTTGTGGAAACAAAAAGACGGTGTGATGATCTTACCAGGAAGATGAGGAGAGATGGGTGAGTCTTGAGTTTCAGTGAGTCCCTCCCATAGCCTGAGCAAGCTCTCAATTCTTCATGGGCAACCAGCTGTGCTGTGAAAATGAAGCACAGTGACACGAGGAAATGTGAAAATGCTAAAACTTCAGAAGCTATTTACAGCTTGCCAGCAGCCCTATCCTTTGACTAATGAAAATACTTAAGCAGTTCTCAGAGGACAACCAGAGTTCTGTATTTTTAGGTGGCCAGCAATGGGTATTCATGGTGATAAAAGTCAGCAGGAACGGGACTGGGTTCTAAATGGTGagtatttctgcagtttctgcaAGCACCTGATCTGTGTTACTCAACGAAGAAACTGATGAGTTGCTTGTATTCCAGAATTCAAACACGGAAAAGCACCAATCCTGATTGCTACAGATGTTGCATCCAGAGGTCTAGGTTAGTACAACTCGTAATGCCAGTTGCCCAAAGCTATTTAAAGAAAGTCTATTGCTTTCTTTAACCTCTGCATTTTTCTAAGTTTTCTTCACATAAAGGTGCAGTCTTTGTGGCAAGGCCTAGGCATGACAATCGGAGGACTCGAGGGGGATGGAGGACTAGTGGAAGTGATCGGCTGGCTGCTTCCAGTCAAATAGAGAGGTGAAAGCTGAGAGCATTGTGTGCCAGTAATCTTCAAAAGGCAAAGATCATCTTTTAAACTACTACCCCATAAACTGTTCTCTCATGAAATAAGCAGTTCCATTCACAGTTCACTTTGCCctggtatttcttttctctccatgCTTTGCATGATTTGCCATGGTGCAGTACTGTTAGTTTTGTGCATACTGTCTGCTGTGATCTGTGGGTCTTGGAATTTCAGTGAGTTTGCTGAAatgttgaagaaaataattacaaacttcaatgaaatttgttttcaacCATGAAACGGAGAGAGCAGCTTTAAAATGTACTAAGCCTTGTACAAATTGGTGAGTACTGGCacatgaaatctgaaaaaaataataataaccaaaacaaacaaacaaaaaaaaaagtccaccTCTCACCTTAGCAAGTGGGGCAGGAAAGCAATGGCTTTTCAAATGCCTTTGAAAGTTCCTCCACCTATACATAGTCGTCATGTCGAGACCTGCCAGAGAGAGACACATTCTCAAGTGAACCCTGGCTTCTTGGAAGCGCTTGCCTAGACGAGACACAGTGCATAAAAACAACTTGGTGACTTTGGGGGGACAGGTATGTTTTTCTTGCAGCTGCGATTCAAAGGTCTTGGCAAGACGAGCAGTGtggccccttttttttttgagcttctAATGAGTGTGTATGTGAAGGACCTTGTATGTTTTTACTCTAAGGTCCTCAAATGAGCACATGAAGAGGCTGCTGTGAGCTTTAGTGGCCCTACTGCAAGAAGCATTCAGATGTCACTTGATGATTTGTAAAGGGGACTCTTGAGTTGGGAATGACAAGCAAATGCATACTCCTTTATGGTAAGGTTTTGGATCACAGGGTGGGTGATGAGACGGGAACAGACGGAGTGTGCATAAACTTTCTCTTCCACAATACTCGTGCAGAAATGGATAATTCTAACACTGTTCTTTGCAGCCATTATTTCCTCTTAAAAGTACTCTTGTCTAATGTTTATCTTCGATTTGGCTGTTGTGGTGTGCAAAACTTTGTACCTTGCTTTTTGCCACACTGCAACACTTTACAGATGTGGAAGATGTGAAATTTGTCATCAATTATGACTACCCTAACTCCTCAGAGGACTATATCCACCGAATTGGACGAACTGCCCGCAGTACCAAAACAGGCACAGCATACACATTCTTTACTCCTAACAATATTAAGCAAGTAAATGACCTCATCTCTGTGCTTCGGGAGGCTAATCAAGCCATCAACCCCAAATTGCTTCAGTTGATTGAAGACAGAGGTTCAGGTAAGGGACACCCTTCTTGGCTACAGCGTGTAACTTCCTTCTGAGAACAAAATGGAAACTCAAATTCCACCTCCAGTCTCTCCAAAATGAATCTGGAAGGTGGTTTAGGTaccacatacaaaaaaaaaaggtatttaacaCCAATAAGAAACCCACCAGCCAGTACCAGTGTACTTGTGGCTAGTGCTGGCCAAAGATGACACATGTTCTGAAACTGAACCCTGCAGAGCTCACTTTCCTGGCCTCCTGGCTGAGGAGGATGGACTTAAGTGTCCTGTTGGCAAGGTGAAAAACTTTGCCATGATGCCAGCATTCATGTTACAGGGCAGAGTACGAGACAGCTTTCTTACTGAAGTAATTTTCATCTAATTAGAGGCCAGTTAGCatctggaaagctgctgtactAGATCTGCCTCActggagcagaaaggaaaaaaatttctcctatTAACTGAACTCAGTGGTATGGAAAATGGAGCTTTTATGATATATAATTGTCTTGTCTTCTTTTAAATAGGTCGTTCCCGAGGTGATCGACGTGACAGATACTCTGCGGGCAAAAGGGGTGGATTTAGTAGTTTTAGAGAGAGGGAGAACTTTGAGAGAACCTATGGTCCACTAGGGAAGAGAGACTTTGGAGCCAAAACTCAAAATGGGGCCTACACTGCCCAGAGTTTCAGTAATGGAACTCCTTTTGGGAATGGCTTTGCAGCTGCAGGCATGCAGGCTGGCTTCAGGGCTGGTAACCCTGCAGGGGCTTACCAGAATGGCTATGAGCAGCAGTATGGAAGTAACATTGCAAATATGCACAA
Above is a genomic segment from Heliangelus exortis chromosome 20, bHelExo1.hap1, whole genome shotgun sequence containing:
- the DDX5 gene encoding probable ATP-dependent RNA helicase DDX5 isoform X2, which encodes MPGFGAPRFGGSRGGPLSGKKFGNPGEKLTKKKWNLDELPKFEKNFYQEHPDVVRRTVQEVEQYRASKEVTVRGHNCPKPIINFYEANFPANVMEVIQRQNFTEPTAIQAQGWPVALSGLDMVGVAQTGSGKTLSYLLPAIVHINHQPFLERGDGPICLVLAPTRELAQQVQQVAAEYSRACRLKSTCIYGGAPKGPQIRDLERGVEICIATPGRLIDFLEAGKTNLRRCTYLVLDEADRMLDMGFEPQIRKIVDQIRPDRQTLMWSATWPKEVRQLAEDFLKEYVHINIGALELSANHNILQIVDVCHDVEKDDKLIRLMEEIMSEKENKTIVFVETKRRCDDLTRKMRRDGWPAMGIHGDKSQQERDWVLNEFKHGKAPILIATDVASRGLDVEDVKFVINYDYPNSSEDYIHRIGRTARSTKTGTAYTFFTPNNIKQVNDLISVLREANQAINPKLLQLIEDRGSGRSRGDRRDRYSAGKRGGFSSFRERENFERTYGPLGKRDFGAKTQNGAYTAQSFSNGTPFGNGFAAAGMQAGFRAGNPAGAYQNGYEQQYGSNIANMHNGMNQQQYAYPATGAAPMIGYPMPTSYSQ
- the DDX5 gene encoding probable ATP-dependent RNA helicase DDX5 isoform X1, whose protein sequence is MPGYSSDRDRGFGAPRFGGSRGGPLSGKKFGNPGEKLTKKKWNLDELPKFEKNFYQEHPDVVRRTVQEVEQYRASKEVTVRGHNCPKPIINFYEANFPANVMEVIQRQNFTEPTAIQAQGWPVALSGLDMVGVAQTGSGKTLSYLLPAIVHINHQPFLERGDGPICLVLAPTRELAQQVQQVAAEYSRACRLKSTCIYGGAPKGPQIRDLERGVEICIATPGRLIDFLEAGKTNLRRCTYLVLDEADRMLDMGFEPQIRKIVDQIRPDRQTLMWSATWPKEVRQLAEDFLKEYVHINIGALELSANHNILQIVDVCHDVEKDDKLIRLMEEIMSEKENKTIVFVETKRRCDDLTRKMRRDGWPAMGIHGDKSQQERDWVLNEFKHGKAPILIATDVASRGLDVEDVKFVINYDYPNSSEDYIHRIGRTARSTKTGTAYTFFTPNNIKQVNDLISVLREANQAINPKLLQLIEDRGSGRSRGDRRDRYSAGKRGGFSSFRERENFERTYGPLGKRDFGAKTQNGAYTAQSFSNGTPFGNGFAAAGMQAGFRAGNPAGAYQNGYEQQYGSNIANMHNGMNQQQYAYPATGAAPMIGYPMPTSYSQ